The following are encoded in a window of Acropora muricata isolate sample 2 chromosome 6, ASM3666990v1, whole genome shotgun sequence genomic DNA:
- the LOC136919654 gene encoding uncharacterized protein: protein MAGALFLLEGLLVYISETFTAGVIQSYQGQVDLELSPLLRQEDVLEDFRKFGNENDLIFQEYDPPKGDNSKMGWKKSRPTSWWHSLWKAMKHAFCIQIVGGVALGSIAILILVLDFNTVDLCFDRQKHWRTLPKRTQAVMVTGACCEAYVVQLCSFFVMWSLFGWPLIKELNLLVLNLLCAFVDTCYRLYLQLCDIYKRSWMSFPLNGIFVLILLMNSLLIGRKIARSNENRRSRRMKKTLQVFAMLLLQFAFGIPIAFVLVYILIPLYGKASETNRAVIAGSLPLITAMPKVIVRLAAQRSDFLHPGDSHALLVVLNSASAIVFRVMQAELTDLTLYILLSFAHGAIDLLERLTIVIRDYLWYFIYKKLKQCGVETTLNAARFRTPRSMRLVADVSIQMILGESTSLIAAVGFIQLYKFMYPDGSSKSPLRQFFIRVLIALSIDFVFNSFSLWLQMSYLNVAVVRVWRKKWRKHVLVGLIITIVTLCYFTTHLFAVVEAKNKSKAINKDFNCTGPFTKFG from the coding sequence ATGGCTGGAGCCCTTTTCTTGCTTGAGGGATTGTTGGTTTATATCAGCGAAACCTTTACCGCCGGAGTAATTCAATCTTACCAAGGGCAAGTAGACCTCGAACTGTCTCCCTTACTGCGACAAGAAGATGTTTTGGAGGATTTTAGGAAATTCGgcaatgaaaatgatttgattTTTCAGGAATATGACCCACCTAAAGGAGATAACAGCAAAATGGGTTGGAAGAAGTCGCGACCGACATCCTGGTGGCATTCTCTCTGGAAAGCCATGAAGCATGCATTTTGCATTCAGATTGTCGGTGGCGTAGCTCTGGGATCTATTGCTATTTTAATACTAGTTCTAGATTTTAACACAGTTGATTTGTGCTTTGATCGGCAGAAACATTGGAGAACCCTGCCTAAGAGAACCCAAGCTGTTATGGTGACTGGAGCTTGTTGTGAAGCATACGTGGTTCAGTTATGCAGTTTTTTTGTTATGTGGTCCTTGTTTGGTTGGCCGTTGATCAAGGAGCTCAATTTGTTGGTCCTAAATCTCCTCTGTGCTTTCGTGGATACTTGCTACCGCCTTTATTTACAGCTGTGTGACATTTACAAAAGGTCTTGGATGTCATTCCCTCTTAATGGCATTTTTGTCTTGATATTGTTGATGAATAGCTTGCTCATTGGCAGAAAAATAGCAAGAAGTAATGAAAACCGACGGAGTAGGCGAATGAAGAAAACTCTTCAGGTTTTTGCAATGCTTTTGCTGCAGTTTGCCTTTGGAATTCCAATAGCGTTTGTTTTGGTGTATATTCTAATTCCATTGTATGGTAAAGCATCAGAGACAAACAGAGCTGTCATCGCTGGAAGTTTGCCTCTTATCACGGCTATGCCAAAGGTTATCGTACGTCTGGCTGCACAAAGAAGCGATTTTCTTCACCCCGGGGACTCGCATGCGTTGCTTGTCGTGCTGAACTCTGCGTCTGCGATAGTTTTTCGCGTCATGCAAGCCGAATTGACAGATCTCACCCTTTACATTCTTCTTAGTTTCGCGCATGGAGCAATTGATCTGTTGGAAAGGCTTACCATTGTTATCCGCGATTATTTgtggtactttatttacaagaAGCTTAAACAGTGCGGTGTGGAGACTACATTGAATGCAGCTCGATTTCGCACTCCGCGGAGCATGCGTCTAGTGGCTGACGTGAGTATCCAGATGATACTGGGAGAGTCAACGTCACTTATAGCAGCGGTCGGTTTCATTCAGCTGTACAAGTTCATGTACCCCGACGGTTCATCTAAGTCTCCTTTGAGACAATTTTTCATTCGTGTTTTGATCGCTCTCAGCATTGATTTCGTGTTTAATTCCTTCTCGCTGTGGCTACAAATGTCGTATTTAAATGTGGCTGTGGTTAGGGTATGGAGAAAGAAATGGCGAAAACACGTCCTCGTTGGCTTAATTATCACAATTGTAACATTGTGCTATTTTACAACTCATTTGTTCGCAGTTGTAGAAGccaaaaacaaatcaaaggcTATAAATAAGGATTTCAATTGTACGGGGCCTTTTACCAAGTTTGGCTGA